GCAGGCGCGGTTCTACCTGCAATGTAGGCTACAACGGGTTTAGTTATGTTTTCAGCAATGTATTCTGCTGCTTTTTCCTCAGCGTTACCTCCAATCTCTCCGATCATAGCCATAGCCTTGGTTCCGGGGTCATCCTCGAATTTCTGGAGTACATCTGCAAAATCCATCCCTACCACAGGGTCACCTCCAATACCAAGGCAAGTACTCTGTCCCAGACCAGCTTGGGTGATCTGACTGGCTACTTCATAGGTTAAAGTTCCACTACGCGACACAATTCCAATATCTCCTGAATTGAATATATGGGTGGGCATAATTCCCAGTTTACCAACTCCTGGTGTTATAATACCTGGAGTGTTGGGTCCAATAATCTTACAATTGTTTTTACGTGCGTACTGGGCTATTTCCATGGAATCATGCACTGGTATGTGTTCAGTGATAATCACTGCCAGCTCCAGCTGAGATATAGCTTCAAAGGCAGCATCCTTGGCGAAGGGTGCAGGTATAAAAATTATTGATGCGTTAACATCCATTTCTTCTTTAATTTCAGCAATGGAGTTGTAAACTGGAATTCCCTCAAATTCCTGTCCTCCCTTACCTGGTGATGTACCGGCTACAATAGGGGTATTATACTCCAGCATGCTTTTAGTGTGAAAAGAGCCCTGTTTACCGGTAATGCCCTGTACAACGCATCGGGTATCTTCGTCAAGAAATATCACTATATCACTTCCTTTGAATTATTAAAATAATATCTATATTTTAAATCAATTTTTTTAAATTTATTTCCGTTACTATTTCTTAATTGCTTATTATTTCCCCATTCATTATTAATTTCAATTAATAACCTAATTATGCTCCCTAAATCTTCTAATTAAACCTTTAAAATCCTCATCTTACTTGAAAGGGGTTCTGCCAGGTCCATTACATTCCCGTTCATGTATGCTGTAATGGACATGATTACACTCCCTGGGATAACGTATGATGGAGCACCTCTTTTAACCAGGTAAACATTTTTATTTCCCAGTGCAGCTCCCATCATAGCCCCGGCTACTATGCCAATGCTTTCAATGTCTTCTATTGTTGCTACTACCACCGGGTCATCTGTTTCATCAGAAACATATCCAACACCAGGTATTTCCTGTCCATGGTTTGAACTGCTTCCCCCAATATCAGTCACCTGATCCATGCCCCTGGCTGCTTTCATTACAGAGTCAGCAACTTTATGTACGAATCCCTCACCACCATAGGTGTCAAAGGCCACGATAATGGCATCCGGGTATCTGTCCTGCCTTATTTTTGCTTCAGCGTAGGATACTCCTTCACCGGCTCCTTCCAAGGTGTTTGATATTCCATTGATATCACCCAGATCTTCGGCATTCTTTTTTAGAATGT
The sequence above is a segment of the Methanobacterium formicicum DSM 3637 genome. Coding sequences within it:
- the sucD gene encoding succinate--CoA ligase subunit alpha, with the translated sequence MIFLDEDTRCVVQGITGKQGSFHTKSMLEYNTPIVAGTSPGKGGQEFEGIPVYNSIAEIKEEMDVNASIIFIPAPFAKDAAFEAISQLELAVIITEHIPVHDSMEIAQYARKNNCKIIGPNTPGIITPGVGKLGIMPTHIFNSGDIGIVSRSGTLTYEVASQITQAGLGQSTCLGIGGDPVVGMDFADVLQKFEDDPGTKAMAMIGEIGGNAEEKAAEYIAENITKPVVAYIAGRTAPAGKRMGHAGAIIEGDSGTAESKMKALKAAGVEVAEQPSQIADMMKEII